A single genomic interval of Nocardioides nitrophenolicus harbors:
- the serA gene encoding phosphoglycerate dehydrogenase, producing MTDPTARPVVLIAEELSPATVEALGPDFEIRHCDGADRGELLAAIADADAILVRSATKMDAEALAAGTRLKVVARAGVGLDNVDVKAATQSGVMVVNAPTSNIISAAELAIALMLAAARHVSPAHAALRNGEWKRSKFTGIELFEKTVGIVGLGRIGVLVAQRLAAFGMNVIAYDPYVQAGRAAQVGVRLVDLDTLMTESDFMSVHLPKTAETTGLIDAEALAKAKPSLVLVNAARGGIVDEGALYDALKTGRIAAAGLDVFAQEPCTDSPLFELENVVATPHLGASTDEAQEKAGVAVAKSVRLALSGELVPDAVNVQGGVIAEDVRPGIPLTEKLGQIFTAVAGEVAQQLDVEVRGEIADHDVKVLELAALKGVFSGVVEDQVSYVNAPLLAAERGIVVRLVMDGESGDHRNLITLRGTLADGTQVSVSGTLVGIAQKERLVEVNGYLVDIEPTEHLAFFTYVDRPGMVGTVGQILGDAQINIAGMQVSRETKGGDALVALSVDSAIPADALAQIEAAIEATSIRAVDLA from the coding sequence GTGACCGACCCGACCGCGCGCCCCGTCGTCCTCATCGCCGAAGAGCTCAGCCCCGCCACCGTCGAGGCGCTCGGGCCGGACTTCGAGATCCGGCACTGCGACGGCGCGGACCGTGGCGAGCTGCTGGCGGCGATCGCGGACGCCGACGCGATCCTGGTCCGCTCCGCGACCAAGATGGACGCCGAGGCGCTCGCGGCCGGGACCCGGCTCAAGGTCGTCGCGCGGGCCGGGGTCGGCCTCGACAACGTCGACGTCAAGGCCGCCACCCAGTCCGGCGTGATGGTCGTGAACGCCCCGACGTCCAACATCATCTCCGCGGCCGAGCTGGCGATCGCGCTCATGCTCGCCGCCGCCCGCCACGTCTCGCCGGCGCACGCCGCACTGCGCAACGGCGAGTGGAAGCGGTCGAAGTTCACCGGGATCGAGCTGTTCGAGAAGACCGTCGGCATCGTCGGCCTGGGCCGGATCGGCGTCCTCGTCGCCCAGCGGCTGGCGGCCTTCGGCATGAACGTGATCGCCTACGACCCCTACGTCCAGGCCGGCCGCGCCGCCCAGGTCGGCGTCCGTCTGGTCGACCTCGACACGCTGATGACCGAGTCGGACTTCATGTCGGTCCACCTGCCCAAGACCGCCGAGACGACCGGGCTGATCGACGCCGAGGCGCTCGCGAAGGCCAAGCCCAGTCTGGTGCTGGTCAACGCCGCGCGGGGCGGCATCGTCGACGAGGGCGCGCTCTACGACGCCCTCAAGACCGGCCGGATCGCGGCCGCGGGGCTCGACGTGTTCGCCCAGGAGCCGTGCACCGACAGCCCGCTCTTCGAGCTCGAGAACGTCGTCGCCACGCCCCACCTCGGCGCCTCCACCGACGAGGCCCAGGAGAAGGCCGGCGTCGCCGTGGCCAAGTCGGTGCGGCTCGCGCTGTCCGGCGAGCTCGTGCCCGACGCGGTCAACGTCCAGGGCGGCGTGATCGCCGAGGACGTCCGCCCCGGCATCCCGCTCACCGAGAAGCTCGGCCAGATCTTCACCGCCGTGGCCGGCGAGGTCGCCCAGCAGCTCGACGTCGAGGTGCGCGGCGAGATCGCCGACCACGACGTGAAGGTGCTCGAGCTGGCCGCCCTCAAGGGCGTGTTCAGCGGCGTGGTCGAGGACCAGGTGTCCTACGTCAACGCGCCCCTGCTCGCGGCCGAGCGCGGGATCGTGGTCCGCCTGGTCATGGACGGCGAGAGCGGCGACCACCGCAACCTGATCACCCTGCGCGGCACCCTCGCCGACGGCACCCAGGTCTCGGTCAGCGGCACCCTGGTCGGCATCGCGCAGAAGGAGCGGCTGGTCGAGGTGAACGGCTACCTCGTCGACATCGAGCCCACCGAGCACCTCGCGTTCTTCACCTACGTCGACCGGCCCGGCATGGTCGGCACCGTCGGCCAGATCCTCGGCGACGCCCAGATCAACATCGCCGGCATGCAGGTCTCCCGGGAGACCAAGGGCGGCGATGCGCTGGTCGCGCTGTCCGTCGACTCCGCGATCCCCGCCGACGCGCTCGCGCAGATCGAGGCCGCGATCGAGGCGACGTCGATCCGGGCGGTCGACCTGGCCTGA
- the yczR gene encoding MocR-like transcription factor YczR: MVQSTLTATRLASLVGGFDRSPAYVGLADALRELIGDGRIGYGTRLPSERDLTEALGVSRTTVTRAYALLRESSYAEARQGAGTFTRLPGGRTRALDRALWPSDVGNGVIDLVCAAATAPPGIAAVYAEAAADLPAHLGGHGYFPAGMPDLQAAIAATYDARGLPTAPEQIIVTPGALAATAVVGSALAGPRDRVLMESPTYPNAVRALRAGGGRLTTIPLDPSGWDLDAVAATLARQRPRLVHLMPDFHNPTGLVMTEAERETYARLLARHDAVAVVDEAHYLVTLDDGATAGTPLAALAKDAVCVGSASKSIWGGLRLGWIRAPHALIDRLTRARVGLDLGVPVLEQLVLTRLLSGDLEPVLRVQRARLREQRDAMAGALAEHLPDWEFRPPAGGMVLWCHLPVAGATALSTEAERHGVLLAPGPSFAPEGGLDRYVRLPYAVAAPDLVEAVRRIADAWAVVTSGRVGVAAPPTGAEPVLVA, from the coding sequence ATGGTGCAGTCCACTTTGACCGCGACCCGGCTGGCGAGCCTCGTCGGCGGGTTCGACAGGTCGCCGGCGTACGTCGGGCTCGCCGACGCGCTGCGCGAGCTGATCGGCGACGGCCGGATCGGCTACGGCACCCGGCTGCCGAGTGAGCGCGACCTCACCGAGGCGCTCGGGGTGTCGCGGACGACGGTGACCCGGGCCTACGCGCTGCTGCGCGAGTCCTCCTACGCCGAGGCCCGCCAGGGCGCCGGCACCTTCACCCGGCTGCCCGGCGGACGCACCCGCGCGCTCGACCGTGCGCTGTGGCCGAGCGACGTCGGCAACGGCGTCATCGACCTGGTCTGCGCGGCGGCGACCGCTCCCCCGGGCATCGCGGCGGTGTACGCCGAGGCGGCCGCCGACCTGCCCGCGCACCTCGGCGGGCACGGCTACTTCCCCGCGGGGATGCCGGACCTGCAGGCCGCCATCGCCGCGACGTACGACGCCCGCGGGCTGCCGACCGCGCCCGAGCAGATCATCGTCACCCCGGGTGCGCTGGCGGCGACCGCGGTGGTCGGGAGCGCGCTCGCGGGGCCGCGGGACCGGGTGCTGATGGAGTCGCCCACCTATCCGAACGCGGTCCGGGCGCTGCGCGCCGGCGGCGGGCGGCTCACCACGATCCCGCTGGACCCCTCCGGCTGGGACCTCGACGCCGTCGCGGCGACCCTGGCCCGGCAGCGGCCGCGGCTGGTGCACCTGATGCCGGACTTCCACAACCCGACCGGCCTGGTGATGACCGAGGCGGAGCGGGAGACCTACGCCCGGCTGCTCGCGCGGCACGACGCCGTCGCCGTCGTCGACGAGGCGCACTACCTCGTCACCCTCGACGACGGCGCCACCGCCGGCACACCCCTCGCCGCCCTCGCGAAGGACGCGGTCTGCGTCGGCAGCGCGAGCAAGAGCATCTGGGGCGGGCTGCGGCTGGGCTGGATCCGGGCGCCGCACGCCCTCATCGACCGGCTCACCCGCGCCCGGGTGGGGCTCGACCTCGGCGTACCCGTGCTCGAACAGCTGGTGCTGACCCGGCTGCTGTCCGGCGACCTCGAGCCCGTCCTGCGGGTCCAGCGGGCCCGGCTGCGCGAGCAGCGCGACGCGATGGCCGGCGCGCTCGCCGAGCACCTGCCCGACTGGGAGTTCCGGCCACCGGCCGGCGGGATGGTGCTCTGGTGCCACCTGCCCGTCGCCGGCGCGACCGCCCTGTCCACCGAGGCCGAGCGACACGGCGTACTCCTCGCCCCCGGGCCGTCCTTCGCGCCCGAGGGCGGCCTGGACCGCTACGTCCGGCTGCCCTACGCCGTCGCCGCGCCCGACCTGGTCGAGGCCGTACGCCGGATCGCGGACGCCTGGGCGGTCGTCACCTCCGGGCGGGTCGGCGTCGCTGCGCCGCCGACGGGGGCCGAGCCGGTGCTGGTGGCCTGA
- the yczE gene encoding membrane protein YczE — protein MSIAASAPRAAVQLADLGPVAQLRAGRLPRRLVQLYAGLWLYGVSLALMVLGDIGLAPWDVLHSGFIRHVPITLGQAVVLFSFVVLVLWIPLREKPGLGTISNAIVVGLAADATLGMVDAPGNLAARIALMVGGIVLCGLATALYIGAQLGRGPRDGLMTGIVRRSGLSIRLVRTGIEITVVLVGLVLGGTLGIGTVVYALTIGPIAQWMMPWFLVELPGTAQVGGIPEPDPELGR, from the coding sequence ATGTCGATCGCCGCGTCCGCCCCTCGGGCCGCCGTCCAGCTCGCCGACCTGGGCCCCGTCGCCCAGCTCCGCGCCGGGCGGCTGCCGCGCCGTCTCGTCCAGCTGTACGCCGGCCTGTGGCTCTACGGCGTCAGCCTGGCGCTGATGGTGCTCGGCGACATCGGCCTGGCGCCGTGGGACGTGCTGCACTCCGGCTTCATCCGGCACGTCCCCATCACCCTCGGCCAGGCGGTCGTCCTGTTCAGCTTCGTGGTGCTGGTGCTGTGGATCCCGCTGCGCGAGAAGCCCGGCCTCGGCACGATCTCCAACGCGATCGTGGTCGGCCTCGCCGCCGACGCCACGCTCGGCATGGTCGACGCGCCCGGCAACCTGGCCGCCCGGATCGCGCTCATGGTCGGCGGCATCGTGCTGTGCGGCCTCGCCACCGCGCTCTACATCGGCGCCCAGCTCGGTCGCGGCCCCCGGGACGGGCTGATGACCGGGATCGTGCGCCGCAGCGGACTCTCCATCCGGCTGGTGCGCACCGGCATCGAGATCACCGTCGTCCTCGTCGGCCTGGTCCTCGGCGGCACCCTCGGCATCGGCACGGTCGTCTACGCGCTCACCATCGGGCCGATCGCGCAGTGGATGATGCCCTGGTTCCTCGTCGAGCTCCCGGGTACCGCGCAGGTCGGTGGGATCCCTGAGCCGGACCCTGAACTTGGCCGCTGA
- a CDS encoding toxic anion resistance protein, with product MTTDGSQAAAPEPAPLAPPEPVIQLTAPEAPAPVVETQAPKMAPQVEASMVPELDAKVDNFLTSLAAAKAGSPEFAAQAENVRTMGDADIRKAAETSNRMLDKPVTALRSGGIAQGSTVGKTLLELRRTVEDLDPGQATGVKKWWDKLPFNDKIEDYFRKYQSSQSQLNGILHSLRSGQDELTRDNVALNLEKTNLWGVMGRLNQYIYVAEKLDAKLSAKIAELELSDPETAKTLSQDVLFYVRQKHQDLLTQLAVSIQAYLAIDIIIKNNIELIKGVDRATTTTISALRTAVIVAQALSNQKLVLDQITALNTTTSAMIQRTSEMLKENSAAIQEQAASSTIGIEQLQAAFANIYATMDSIDEFKLKALDNMSTTIGVLENEVQKSKAYLDRVQQHDARNAAGTLDLG from the coding sequence ATGACCACCGACGGTTCCCAGGCCGCTGCCCCCGAGCCCGCCCCGCTCGCCCCTCCCGAGCCCGTCATCCAGCTGACGGCCCCCGAGGCGCCGGCGCCGGTCGTGGAGACCCAGGCGCCCAAGATGGCGCCCCAGGTCGAGGCGTCGATGGTGCCCGAGCTCGACGCCAAGGTCGACAACTTCCTGACCTCGCTCGCGGCGGCCAAGGCCGGCAGCCCGGAGTTCGCGGCGCAGGCCGAGAACGTGCGCACCATGGGCGACGCCGACATCCGCAAGGCCGCCGAGACGTCGAACCGGATGCTCGACAAGCCGGTGACGGCGCTCCGGTCCGGCGGCATCGCCCAGGGCTCGACGGTCGGCAAGACGCTGCTGGAGCTGCGCCGCACGGTCGAGGACCTCGACCCGGGCCAGGCGACCGGCGTGAAGAAGTGGTGGGACAAGCTGCCCTTCAACGACAAGATCGAGGACTACTTCCGCAAGTACCAGTCCTCCCAGAGCCAGCTCAACGGCATCCTCCACTCGCTGCGCAGCGGGCAGGACGAGCTGACCCGCGACAACGTCGCGCTCAACCTGGAGAAGACCAACCTCTGGGGCGTGATGGGCCGGCTCAACCAGTACATCTACGTCGCCGAGAAGCTCGACGCGAAGCTCTCGGCCAAGATCGCCGAGCTGGAGCTGAGCGACCCCGAGACGGCCAAGACCCTGTCGCAGGACGTGCTGTTCTACGTCCGCCAGAAGCACCAGGACCTGCTCACCCAGCTCGCGGTGTCGATCCAGGCCTATCTCGCGATCGACATCATCATCAAGAACAACATCGAGCTGATCAAGGGCGTCGACCGGGCCACCACCACGACCATCTCCGCCCTGCGTACGGCGGTCATCGTCGCCCAGGCGCTGAGCAACCAGAAGCTGGTCCTCGACCAGATCACGGCGCTCAACACCACCACCTCGGCGATGATCCAGCGCACCTCCGAGATGCTCAAGGAGAACTCCGCCGCGATCCAGGAGCAGGCCGCGTCCTCGACCATCGGCATCGAGCAGCTGCAGGCGGCGTTCGCCAACATCTACGCCACCATGGACTCGATCGACGAGTTCAAGCTCAAGGCGCTCGACAACATGTCGACCACGATCGGCGTGCTGGAGAACGAGGTGCAGAAGTCCAAGGCGTACCTCGACCGGGTCCAGCAGCACGACGCCCGCAACGCCGCCGGCACGCTGGACCTCGGCTGA
- a CDS encoding AAA family ATPase, with protein sequence MTTLTEALDALVATARAAGLDESVARAEGEAVAATVSERSRGAFVDWCAQTGRERSAEEHMLAAKRGNRFRAGPTPLMAQLLLEKSAASADYAGALADVALAGSALGEPGPDAVGAATTVTTAQLGGGAAGLTPSSSAPGAFDLPTRQPVPGLGDQMLDQVRRVGEQVRRQLGALNDATPSLSADPAESGLPNAADPAARGSSGVQTQAQEPETPPVEEPEPDQPTKTVEELLAELDGLIGLANVKGEIHRQAAVLRVEGLRKKAGLESPTITRHLVFNGNPGTGKTTVARLVAGIYRALGLLSKGQLVEVDRSELVAGYLGQTAAKTAEVVKSAEGGVLFIDEAYSLSGDQYGKEAIDTLVKEMEDKRDDLVVIVAGYPLPMAIFISENPGLESRFRTTIDFADYTDDELTAIFESMVKGADYDAGEPVLARLREILGGTERGPSFGNARFVRNLMEAAIGHHAWRLRDIAEPTVEQLRALEPEDLVVDPNAEPAGPAEPAVEGEVLPPADAPPAEPVDPFGDDATVARKPKDPQAETPEEES encoded by the coding sequence ATGACGACGCTCACCGAAGCCCTCGACGCCCTCGTCGCCACGGCCCGCGCGGCCGGGCTCGACGAGTCCGTCGCCCGCGCCGAGGGCGAGGCGGTCGCCGCCACCGTCTCCGAGCGCTCGCGCGGCGCGTTCGTCGACTGGTGCGCCCAGACCGGGCGCGAGCGCTCCGCGGAGGAGCACATGCTGGCCGCCAAGCGAGGCAACCGGTTCCGAGCCGGCCCGACGCCGCTCATGGCCCAGCTGCTGCTGGAGAAGTCCGCCGCCTCGGCCGACTACGCCGGTGCTCTCGCCGACGTCGCCCTCGCCGGCTCGGCGCTCGGCGAGCCCGGACCCGACGCCGTCGGTGCCGCCACCACCGTCACCACCGCCCAGCTCGGCGGGGGAGCGGCGGGGCTGACCCCGTCGTCGAGCGCGCCCGGCGCGTTCGACCTGCCCACCCGCCAGCCGGTGCCCGGCCTCGGGGACCAGATGCTCGACCAGGTACGCCGGGTGGGCGAGCAGGTGCGCCGTCAGCTCGGCGCGCTGAACGACGCCACGCCCTCCCTGAGCGCCGACCCGGCAGAAAGTGGCCTGCCGAACGCTGCTGACCCGGCAGCACGTGGCTCGTCCGGCGTGCAGACCCAGGCTCAAGAGCCGGAGACCCCGCCCGTCGAGGAGCCGGAGCCGGACCAACCCACCAAGACGGTCGAGGAACTGCTCGCCGAGCTCGACGGGCTGATCGGGCTGGCCAACGTGAAGGGCGAGATCCACCGCCAGGCCGCGGTGCTGCGGGTCGAGGGCCTGCGCAAGAAGGCCGGCCTGGAGAGCCCGACGATCACCCGCCACCTCGTCTTCAACGGCAACCCCGGCACCGGCAAGACCACCGTCGCCCGCCTGGTCGCCGGCATCTACCGCGCGCTCGGCCTGCTCAGCAAGGGCCAGCTGGTCGAGGTGGACCGCTCCGAGCTGGTGGCCGGGTATCTCGGCCAGACCGCCGCGAAGACCGCCGAGGTGGTGAAGTCCGCCGAGGGCGGTGTGCTGTTCATCGACGAGGCGTACTCCCTCTCCGGCGACCAGTACGGCAAGGAGGCCATCGACACGCTGGTCAAGGAGATGGAGGACAAGCGCGACGACCTCGTCGTCATCGTCGCCGGATACCCGCTCCCCATGGCGATCTTCATCTCCGAGAACCCGGGCCTCGAGAGCCGGTTCCGCACCACCATCGACTTCGCCGACTACACCGACGACGAGCTCACCGCGATCTTCGAGTCGATGGTGAAGGGCGCCGACTACGACGCGGGTGAGCCGGTGCTGGCGCGGCTGCGCGAGATCCTCGGCGGCACCGAGCGCGGGCCGTCGTTCGGCAACGCCCGGTTCGTGCGCAACCTGATGGAGGCCGCGATCGGCCACCACGCCTGGCGGCTGCGCGACATCGCCGAGCCGACCGTGGAGCAGCTGCGCGCCCTCGAGCCCGAGGACCTCGTCGTGGACCCGAACGCCGAGCCCGCCGGGCCCGCCGAGCCCGCCGTCGAGGGCGAGGTCCTCCCGCCCGCGGACGCGCCGCCGGCAGAGCCTGTCGACCCGTTCGGCGACGACGCCACCGTCGCCCGCAAGCCGAAGGACCCCCAGGCCGAGACCCCCGAGGAGGAGTCGTGA
- a CDS encoding glutamate ABC transporter substrate-binding protein yields MRIRVLAVTLTATAALLAGCGYDATPLPKAENSTPAAPGAAATPVECTNPTQSYDPSGDKAAAVKQLTNKGRLVVGVSGDTYKMGFTDPTDGKLKGFDIAFAEEIGKALGVPVEYRVIQASDRITMLDDGRIDMVARNMTVNCDRWTQVAFSAVYYNATQKVLVGSDEADTYTGPADLAGKRVCAPASTTSVANIKKIEPDVVAVEAGTHTGCLIKFQNSEVDAITGDDTVLAGLAAQDPYTAVPQQEKLTDEPYGLAFNKGDVALVRFVNSVLDQMRANGRWTEIYDQWLKPTLTVDATPPTPVYGR; encoded by the coding sequence ATGAGGATCCGAGTCCTGGCGGTCACGCTGACCGCGACGGCCGCCCTGCTCGCGGGGTGCGGCTACGACGCCACCCCGCTGCCGAAGGCCGAGAACAGCACGCCGGCGGCCCCGGGTGCCGCGGCCACCCCGGTCGAGTGCACCAACCCCACCCAGTCCTACGACCCGAGCGGCGACAAGGCAGCCGCGGTCAAGCAGCTCACCAACAAGGGCCGGCTGGTCGTGGGCGTCTCCGGCGACACGTACAAGATGGGCTTCACCGACCCGACCGACGGCAAGCTCAAGGGTTTCGACATCGCCTTCGCCGAGGAGATCGGCAAGGCGCTCGGCGTCCCGGTCGAGTACCGCGTGATCCAGGCCTCCGACCGGATCACGATGCTCGATGACGGTCGGATCGACATGGTGGCCCGCAACATGACGGTCAACTGCGACCGCTGGACCCAGGTCGCCTTCTCGGCCGTCTACTACAACGCGACCCAGAAGGTGCTGGTCGGCAGCGACGAGGCCGACACGTACACCGGCCCCGCGGACCTCGCCGGCAAGCGGGTCTGTGCTCCGGCCTCGACGACGAGCGTTGCCAACATCAAGAAGATCGAGCCCGACGTGGTCGCCGTCGAGGCGGGCACCCACACCGGCTGCCTCATCAAGTTCCAGAACAGCGAGGTCGACGCGATCACGGGCGACGACACCGTGCTCGCGGGGCTGGCCGCGCAGGATCCCTACACCGCGGTCCCGCAGCAGGAGAAGCTCACCGACGAGCCCTACGGCCTGGCGTTCAACAAGGGCGACGTCGCGCTGGTCCGCTTCGTCAACTCCGTGCTCGACCAGATGCGCGCGAACGGTCGCTGGACCGAGATCTACGACCAGTGGCTCAAGCCCACGCTGACGGTCGACGCGACGCCGCCCACTCCGGTCTACGGCCGGTGA
- a CDS encoding serine/threonine-protein kinase, translated as MSAGACTQPGCTGSIVDGYCDVCGMPGAASPIADSGTVKAPIAAAVAGNPASVAASTCQQPGCTGTILDGYCDVCGTPAVPGAKVAEVTALAESQPLSGREGTSATAASRVQSAAIGSKRAGASGSTSTRRTRTGSQRMRAARIGAGLTVVPPAPPVDAAKAIMANPQVPEDKRSCAKCGNAVGRSIDGQPGRSEGFCPNCGQQFSFTPKLKQGDLVAGQYEVAGALAHGGLGWIYLARDRNVSNRWVVLKGLLNSGDPDALAAAIAEQQFLAQVEHPLIVEIYNFVTHDGAGYIVMEYVGGKSLKQILKQRMVANNGAYDPLPVDQALAYILELLPAFQYLHDLGLVYCDFKPDNMIQVGDAMKLIDLGGVRRIDDEESAIYGTVGYQAPEVAEVGPSVASDIYTIGRTLVVLCMEFRGYQGTYLHSLPPVDATPLFQEYDSLYQLIAKCCAPDPADRFASVDEMRTQVLGVLREVVARKRQGTATTSAASVLFESPATARPITEWSQLPDLRTDTTDPQYGWLSTIADDDPKQRLKDLETAPEDTAEVWLARAHAALDLGDPVLAKSHAQRLLTDDPWEWRALWIEGLAAVQAGDWETAKASFNAVYQQVPGELAPKLALAFACERGRLPEVAEGLYLVCASTDAAYVPPAAFGMARVRAERHDVAGAVAALDLVPTTSRGYTESRQQRAEVLLSGSAQDVTVLDQAMRTIDSSSVDQATRQRFTVRILSEALPVVTAGKVPAGARIGAVEATEAGVRDGIENALRLLARDAVDLKERVTLVNQANAVRNWSLT; from the coding sequence ATGAGCGCAGGTGCCTGCACCCAACCCGGCTGCACGGGCAGCATCGTCGACGGCTACTGCGACGTCTGCGGCATGCCCGGCGCGGCCTCGCCCATCGCCGACTCCGGCACGGTCAAGGCCCCGATCGCCGCCGCGGTCGCCGGCAACCCGGCCAGCGTCGCGGCCTCGACCTGCCAGCAGCCCGGCTGCACCGGCACCATCCTCGACGGCTACTGCGACGTCTGCGGCACTCCCGCCGTCCCCGGCGCGAAGGTCGCCGAGGTGACCGCGCTGGCCGAGTCGCAGCCGCTCTCGGGGCGCGAGGGCACCTCCGCCACCGCCGCCAGCCGGGTCCAGTCCGCCGCGATCGGCTCCAAGCGCGCCGGTGCGAGCGGCAGCACCTCCACCCGACGGACCCGCACCGGCTCGCAGCGGATGCGGGCGGCCCGGATCGGCGCCGGGCTGACCGTCGTACCTCCCGCGCCGCCGGTCGACGCCGCGAAGGCGATCATGGCCAACCCGCAGGTGCCGGAGGACAAGCGCAGCTGCGCCAAGTGCGGCAACGCCGTGGGCCGCAGCATCGACGGCCAGCCCGGGCGCAGCGAGGGCTTCTGCCCCAACTGCGGCCAGCAGTTCTCGTTCACGCCGAAGCTCAAGCAGGGCGACCTGGTCGCCGGTCAGTACGAGGTCGCGGGCGCGCTCGCCCACGGCGGACTCGGCTGGATCTACCTCGCCCGCGACCGCAACGTCTCCAACCGCTGGGTCGTGCTCAAGGGCCTGCTCAACTCCGGCGACCCCGACGCGCTCGCCGCGGCGATCGCCGAGCAGCAGTTCCTCGCCCAGGTCGAGCACCCGCTGATCGTCGAGATCTACAACTTCGTCACCCACGACGGCGCCGGCTACATCGTGATGGAGTACGTCGGCGGCAAGTCGCTCAAGCAGATCCTCAAGCAGCGGATGGTCGCCAACAACGGCGCCTACGACCCGCTGCCGGTCGACCAGGCGCTGGCCTACATCCTCGAGCTGCTGCCGGCGTTCCAGTACCTCCACGACCTCGGCCTGGTCTACTGCGACTTCAAGCCCGACAACATGATCCAGGTCGGCGACGCGATGAAGCTGATCGACCTCGGCGGCGTACGACGCATCGACGACGAGGAGTCGGCGATCTACGGCACCGTCGGCTACCAGGCGCCCGAGGTCGCCGAGGTCGGGCCGTCGGTCGCCTCCGACATCTACACGATCGGCCGCACCCTCGTGGTGCTGTGCATGGAGTTCCGCGGCTACCAGGGCACCTACCTCCACAGCCTGCCGCCGGTCGACGCGACGCCGCTGTTCCAGGAGTACGACTCGCTCTACCAGCTGATCGCGAAGTGCTGTGCGCCCGACCCGGCCGACCGGTTCGCGTCGGTCGACGAGATGCGCACCCAGGTGCTGGGCGTGCTGCGCGAGGTGGTGGCCCGCAAGCGGCAGGGTACGGCGACCACGTCGGCCGCCTCGGTCCTCTTCGAGTCGCCCGCGACCGCTCGCCCGATCACCGAGTGGAGCCAGCTGCCCGACCTGCGCACCGACACCACCGACCCGCAGTACGGCTGGCTGAGCACGATCGCCGACGACGACCCCAAGCAGCGGCTCAAGGACCTCGAGACGGCGCCCGAGGACACCGCCGAGGTGTGGCTGGCGCGAGCGCACGCCGCGCTCGACCTCGGCGACCCGGTGCTCGCCAAGAGCCACGCGCAGCGGCTGCTCACCGACGACCCGTGGGAGTGGCGGGCACTGTGGATCGAGGGCCTGGCCGCGGTCCAGGCCGGCGACTGGGAGACCGCGAAGGCGTCGTTCAACGCGGTCTACCAACAGGTGCCCGGCGAGCTCGCGCCCAAGCTGGCCCTGGCCTTCGCCTGCGAGCGCGGCCGGCTGCCCGAGGTGGCCGAGGGGCTCTACCTCGTCTGCGCGTCGACCGATGCGGCGTACGTGCCGCCGGCGGCCTTCGGCATGGCCCGGGTCCGCGCCGAGCGTCACGACGTCGCGGGTGCCGTGGCTGCGCTCGACCTGGTGCCGACCACGAGCCGGGGCTACACCGAGAGCCGCCAGCAGCGTGCGGAGGTGCTGCTGTCCGGCAGCGCCCAGGACGTCACCGTGCTCGACCAGGCGATGCGCACCATCGACTCCTCGAGCGTGGACCAGGCCACCCGGCAGCGGTTCACCGTGCGCATCCTCAGCGAGGCGCTGCCCGTCGTGACGGCGGGCAAGGTCCCGGCGGGAGCCCGGATCGGCGCCGTCGAGGCGACCGAGGCCGGGGTGCGCGACGGGATCGAGAACGCGCTGCGGCTGCTCGCGCGCGACGCGGTCGACCTCAAGGAGCGGGTCACCCTGGTCAACCAGGCCAACGCCGTCAGGAACTGGAGCCTCACGTGA